A stretch of Tripterygium wilfordii isolate XIE 37 chromosome 11, ASM1340144v1, whole genome shotgun sequence DNA encodes these proteins:
- the LOC120009455 gene encoding F-box/kelch-repeat protein At3g27150, whose protein sequence is MAEENELESKDDLDDLCKNDYHPGKPDETSACPQPQEMKKQKTDGNSSKVDTVGSSSSLVPQDADYIPSLSYELEPLILARVPRSEYLKFSFVNQDFKQLLESGDIYKIRRAIGVRESSVFMLASGDSRWWVFDRQFKSHRKLPDIPSDPCFSLGDKESLCAGSHLIVSGKEIEGVVVWRYEYETNSWKKGPSMITPRCLFASASCGSLAFVAGGIGMGSTMEVLNSAEKYNPDNKSWVSLPRMNQPRKLCSGCFMDNKFYVIGGQDEEGNNITYGEAFDVERGAWELIDDMLKDTPFATFQSPPLVAVVNNELYSLETFSNELRVYLKKSNKWKMLGPVPVRADFNRGWGVAFKSLGDELLVIGSSMASSSEGMAIYTCCPNADGRELKWKPLDCGKNQLSHFILNCSVMSA, encoded by the coding sequence ATGGCGGAAGAAAATGAACTGGAGAGTAAAGATGATCTCGATGATTTGTGCAAAAATGATTATCATCCTGGTAAGCCAGACGAGACTTCTGCTTGTCCACAACCTCAAGAGATGAAGAAGCAAAAAACAGATGGAAATTCTTCCAAAGTAGACACAGTTGGCAGTTCCTCTAGTTTGGTACCTCAGGATGCAGATTACATTCCCTCACTCAGTTACGAGTTAGAGCCTCTGATTTTGGCAAGGGTTCCGAGATCAGAGTActtgaaattttcttttgtaaacCAAGACTTTAAACAACTTTTGGAGAGTGGTGATATCTATAAGATTAGGAGAGCAATTGGAGTTAGAGAATCATCTGTTTTTATGCTGGCAAGTGGAGACAGCAGGTGGTGGGTATTTGATAGGCAATTCAAGTCTCATAGAAAACTTCCAGATATACCATCAGACCCTTGTTTTTCTTTAGGGGACAAGGAGTCCCTTTGTGCAGGTTCTCATCTGATTGTCTCAGGCAAGGAGATTGAAGGTGTTGTTGTTTGGAGGTATGAATATGAAACAAATAGTTGGAAAAAGGGTCCTTCCATGATCACTCCTCGGTGTCTGTTTGCATCTGCTTCTTGTGGTAGCCTTGCTTTTGTAGCTGGTGGGATTGGGATGGGCTCCACTATGGAGGTCTTGAATTCTGCCGAGAAGTATAATCCAGATAATAAGTCGTGGGTCTCTCTTCCAAGGATGAATCAGCCCAGGAAACTTTGCTCAGGCTGCTTCATGGATAATAAATTCTACGTGATTGGAGGACAAGATGAGGAGGGGAACAATATCACCTACGGAGAAGCCTTCGATGTAGAAAGAGGGGCATGGGAATTGATTGACGACATGTTGAAAGACACTCCCTTTGCGACGTTTCAATCTCCACCTCTTGTGGCAGTCGTCAACAATGAGCTGTACTCACTCGAAACATTTTCAAATGAGCTGAGAGTATACTTGAAGAAAAGCAACAAATGGAAAATGTTAGGACCAGTTCCAGTACGAGCTGATTTTAATAGAGGTTGGGGCGTGGCATTCAAGTCCCTGGGGGACGAGCTGCTCGTAATAGGTTCATCAATGGCTTCCTCAAGCGAAGGCATGGCTATATACACTTGCTGCCCCAATGCCGATGGTAGGGAGTTGAAATGGAAGCCTCTGGATTGCGGCAAGAACCAGCTTAGTCACTTCATTCTCAATTGTTCTGTTATGTCTGCTTGA
- the LOC120009387 gene encoding SWI/SNF complex component SNF12 homolog has product MSVNNNNPPKSLGGSSSPFGNVGMPPNPTFSQPQSQSQIGAGFQGQFQLSPAQALAQAHSKAAAHAQAQAQAQAVQAQFQAHLQAQGLSQNAGIGNLGASPPSFATPGNANVKRGLPLKPPVRPPGVPMTNTVSPLRTLELTPAARRKKLKLPEKQLQERVAAILPESALYTQLLEFEARVDAAMARKKIDIQEALKNPPCIQKTLRIYVFNTFANQIKTIPQKPNAEPPSWTLKIIGRILEEGVDPDQPGVVQKSNPLYPKFSSFFKRVTISLDQRLYPDNHMIIWENARSPAPHEGFEVKRKGDKEFTVSIRLEMNYAPEKFKLSPALMEVLGIEVDTRTRIIAAIWHYVKARKLQNPNDPAFFNCDPPLQRVFGEEKMKFTMVSQKISQHLFPPQSIHLEHLIKVSGNNPAGTACYDVLVDVPFPIQRELSALLANAEKNKEIDTCDEAICSSIRKIHEHRRRRAFFLGFSQSPVEFIDALIESQSRDLKIVAGEASRSAEKERQSDIFNQPWVEDAVIRYLNRKPAAGSDAPGST; this is encoded by the exons ATGTCTGTGAATAATAATAACCCACCAAAGAGCCTTGGGGGGTCGTCTTCGCCCTTTGGCAATGTTGGGATGCCTCCAAACCCAACATTCTCGCAGCCCCAATCTCAATCACAAATTGGGGCTGGATTTCAGGGTCAGTTCCAGCTTTCCCCAGCCCAGGCCCTTGCCCAGGCACATTCAAAAGCGGCAGCTCATGCCCAGGCTCAGGCTCAAGCTCAAGCTGTTCAAGCCCAATTCCAAGCACACTTACAAGCACAGGGTCTTTCTCAGAATGCTGGCATCGGGAACTTGGGCGCTTCTCCGCCCTCATTTGCGACTCCGGGCAATGCTAATGTAAAGAGGGGATTGCCACTGAAACCTCCAGTACGTCCTCCTGGTGTTCCCATGACAAACACAGTTTCACCTTTGAGAACATTGGAGCTTACACCTGCTGCTCGAAGAAAAAAGCTGAAGCTTCCAGAGAAACAGTTACAGGAAAGAGTGGCAGCAATACTGCCTGAGTCGGCGCTATATACACAACTGCTTGAGTTTGAGGCTCGTGTTGATGCTGCCATGGCCAGGAAGAAGATTGACATCCAGGAGGCCCTAAAGAACCCTCCTTGCATACAAAAAACACTCCGGATTTATGTTTTCAATACTTTTGCTAATCAGATTAAAACAATTCCTCAGAAGCCGAATGCTGAGCCACCTTCATGGACCCTCAAGATAATTGGAAGGATTTTGGAAGAAGGGGTAGATCCTGATCAACCTGGGGTAGTTCAGAAATCAAATCCATTGTACCCAAAGTTCTCATCTTTCTTTAAGAGAGTGACCATTTCCCTGGATCAGAGATTATATCCCGATAACCATATGATCATATGGGAGAATGCTCGATCCCCTGCTCCACACGAGGGTTTTGAGGTGAAGAGGAAAGGGGATAAGGAATTTACTGTGAGCATTCGGTTAGAAATGAATTATGCCCCTGAGAAATTTAAGCTTTCTCCAGCTTTGATGGAAGTTCTCGGCATTGAGGTTGATACCCGAACAAGAATAATTGCCGCAATTTGGCACTATGTCAAGGCTAGGAAACTGCAAAATCCAAATGACCCGGCTTTTTTTAATTGTGATCCTCCTCTTCAGAGGGTATTTGgggaagagaaaatgaaattcaCTATGGTTTCACAGAAGATCTCACAGCATTTATTTCCTCCACAGTCAATACATTTAGAGCATCTGATTAAGGTTTCAGGGAATAATCCAGCAGGTACTGCCTGCTATGATGTGTTGGTTGATGTCCCCTTCCCAATACAAAGGGAATTGTCTGCCTTGTTGGCAAATGcagagaaaaataaagagatagATACCTGTGATGAAGCAATATGCAGTTCTATAAGGAAAATCCATGAGCACCGGAGGAGACGTGCATTCTTTCTTGGATTCAGTCAATCACCTGTGGAATTTATTGATGCACTCATTGAATCTCAAAGCAGAGATTTGAAGATTGTGGCGGGAGAAGCTAGTCGAAGTGCTGAGAAAGAGCGACAATCTGATATCTTCAATCAACCATG GGTTGAAGATGCTGTCATCCGCTATTTGAATCGGAAGCCAGCTGCGGGAAGCGATGCCCCTGGAAGTACATGA